The DNA segment CGCTGAAAGTGAAGTAGATTCAACTACCGAAGAAATTATTCTAGAATCAGCCTATTTTCAAGGTGAAGCTGTAAGAAGAAGTGTTAAAGGAATGAATTTAAGGACAGAAGCTTCTTCTAGATTTGAAAAGTCGGTAGCACCTTTATATGTTAAAGATGCAGCATTGAGGACTATAAAATTATTGATAGATCTCTGTGGTGCTAATTTAGTAGGTTTAAGTGAAGAAGGTGACTTTTCATATCAACCTGTTTCCATTAAAATTTCTCCACAAAAAGTTAAAGATTATTTAGGTTTAACTATAGAAAGGGAAGAAATAGTAAAGATTTTGAGTAATCTTGGTTGTAATGTAGAAGGAAAAGATCCTTTGATTGTTCAACCTCCCCACCATAGAGTGGATTTATCTTTAGAAGTAGATTTAATTGAAGAGGTTGCCAGGATTTATGGGTATGATAACATACCGGCTACATTACCCCAAGGTGTTACTACAGTTGGAAAAATTCCTTATAAAGAGAAGGTCTATACAAAAATTAAGGATTTGTTAATAGGATATGGTGTTAATGAGGTAATAACATACCCCTTTATTTCACCAGATAGTTTTGTTAAATGTAATCTAGAACCAGAACAAGCAATTCCCTTAGCAAATCCTTTAGGAAAAGAAAACAGTTTGATGAGGACTTCTTTATTGCCCTCTGCCTTAAGTTGTGTTACTTTCAACCTTAACCGACACAATGAAAGGGTTCAGTTTTTCGAATTAGGGAAAGTTTATTTAGGGAAATTACCACTAGAAAAACTTCCCGAAGAACGGGACTCCTTAATTGTAATTTTACAAGGTGAAAGTAAAAGGGTACATTGGTTAACCGGTAAAGAAAGGGTAAATGATTTTTATACAATAAAAGGGATATTAGAAAGTATTTTCGCTTTATGTAATATTATTTCTTGGGAAATACGTAAAGAAGAAAATGTAAATTACCATCCCGGCCGTAGTGGAGCAATTTATATTCAGGGAGAAAAAGTAGGTTTTATAGGCCAACTCCATCCCGCCCTTATGAAAAACTGGGAAATAGAAGATGAAATATATTCTCTAAAATTGGACTTAAATTCAGTTGTTAAACATAGTAATGAATATTACAACTATAAATCCATAGTTAAATATCCTGTAGTAGAAAGGGATTTAGCAGTAGTAGTTGATGCAGACCTTCCTGGAGATCAATTAATTAAAGAAATTAAAGGTATTTCCCCGATAATTTCTAAGGCTGAAATTTTTGATGTTTATCAAGGAAAGGGTATTGAAGAAGGTAAGAAAAGTATAGCAATTTCCATTACTCTACAAAAAAATGGAACTTTAACAGATGAGGAAATTAACTTCTTCATAAACAAGGGATTGCAGACTTTAGAAGAAAAGTATAATGCAAAGTTGAGAAGTTAGCAGGAATTAGTTAAATTATGTTGAATATTAAAATAATAAGCTGAATACTAGGAGGGGTGTTTATGGGGAATAAGGAGAATGTAACCAGAACTACAGTCCGTATTTTTGGGGAAGATCACATTATTATTGGTAATAAATCCCCTGAATATATTAAAGGTCTAGCAAATAGTATAGATAAGCAAATGTGGGCTATAAAAGAAAAGAATCCTAAGTTAAGTTCAACTAAAATAGCAATAATGACAGCAATGATTTTGGCAGACAAACTCCATAGTTTAAAAGAGGAGTGTGACCAACTTTACTCCATGTTAATAGAATATGAGGAGAAGAAAAGTGAGGGGAAAAAATAAATGTTAGATTTATTACTCATTATTTTTATCTTTTTTTCCATTGTAAATGGTAGAAAAAAGGGTTTAGTAAGAGGGCTTTTAGAGCTTGGAAGCATAGTTATTGCCTTTATGGTAGCTTCAAGATTTGGTTCTGAAGTTGGAAATTTATTAGATAATATTTTTAATATAACTCCTAAAATAAAAGAATCCATAAACATTCCTTTTATAGATATCACCGACGAAATAGCTAAAATTATCGGTGTTATCGGCTATATAGTGATTTTCTTTATAGCTCGATTTGTTTTAAGTATAATAATTGCTCAGACATCTTTTATTAACCATATCCCCTTGATAGGAACTGCTAATAAATTGTTAGGAGCAGCTTTAGGTTTTATTAAAGGTTATCTTTTAAGTTTAATGACTGTATGGTTATTATCTTTCATAGCTGTAGACTGGGCCCAAAATTTATTGAATAAATCATTTTTAGCCCCTATACTCCTTGATTCCTTCCCTAGTATTTATTCTAAGTTAAATCTTTGGTTATCTAATTAATAGTTTAAGTTTAAGCATGATTTATTGTTGGAAAAACAATAAGTCATGCTTTATAATTATATAAGTTTCCCTGTTTGAAAATAGCCATAATTTCAGTGTATAATTTACTCTATTTTTTCCGGAAAATAAAATAGAATATTTGGGAGGTAAAATTATGGATAACAGGGAAATTGAAAATAAACTTACATCACTAGAAGGTATAGGTGAAAAAATTGCCAAAGAAATAATTGATATAGTTAATTTAGGATATAGTCCTAAACTAGAAAAATTACAAAAAGAGCTACCTCAAAATTTAAAAGAAGGACAACAACAAAAATTTTTATTAGGTTTAGCACTACCTTTAGCAAATGAGTACATTAAAATTTTAAATAAATGTACAGGTGTAAAAAAAGTAGAAATTGTTGGAGAAGTCAGGAGAAGGAAAGAAATAGTATCTTCTATTGATTTATTGTTAATCTTAGATAGACCTTTAGAAGACAAGATAAGTTTTATAGGAAAATTTGGTATACCTGTTAATATATATTTGTCCTCTACTGAAAAAATAGGTTATAATAAAATTATTCATACTGGAAGTGAAAAACATCTAGAACTGTTAAAAGAATTGGGCTTAACAGCTCGAGAAGGTACTGAGGAGGAAGTCTATAGTAGTTTAGGTCTTGAATATATACCACCATACCTTAGGGAAGGTAGACAGGAAATTTTATTGGCTAAGGAAAGAATGTTACCTAAACTAATTTCTATAGGAAATATTAAAGGAGATTTACACATTCATACTAATTATAGTGATGGATTATCTCCAATGGAGGATTTAGCTAAGGAGGCCATAAGGTTAGGTTATCAGTATATAGCCATTACTGATCATTCTCAATCCTTAAAAATTGCTAAGGGTTTAACTAAAGAGAGGATAATAAAACAGTGGAAAGAAATTGATAATTTACAAAAAAGTTTGAATATAAGAATTTTAAAGGGAATTGAAGT comes from the Anaerobranca gottschalkii DSM 13577 genome and includes:
- the pheT gene encoding phenylalanine--tRNA ligase subunit beta, with protein sequence MKISYNWLKEYVKIDLSPEELAEKLTKAGVVVEHISPAFEEIKGVVVAEILEIEKHPDADKLSVTKVNNGSEVLQVVCGANNIKVGQKVPLAQIGTVLPGNFKIKKSKIRGVESFGMLCSADELGLELDVEDGILILPEDTPLGLEISEVLGLNDYILLLDLTPNRSDCLSLLGVAKEVAALTGAEFVAPAIYDGKINPSSFSIKIESPECRNYIGGEISNIHIAPSPLWLQVKLLKAGLRPINNVVDITNYVMLEYGQPLHAFDRKKISTSEIVVKNITEEREFKTLDEQIRKIPKGLLVITDGVNPLAVAGVMGGAESEVDSTTEEIILESAYFQGEAVRRSVKGMNLRTEASSRFEKSVAPLYVKDAALRTIKLLIDLCGANLVGLSEEGDFSYQPVSIKISPQKVKDYLGLTIEREEIVKILSNLGCNVEGKDPLIVQPPHHRVDLSLEVDLIEEVARIYGYDNIPATLPQGVTTVGKIPYKEKVYTKIKDLLIGYGVNEVITYPFISPDSFVKCNLEPEQAIPLANPLGKENSLMRTSLLPSALSCVTFNLNRHNERVQFFELGKVYLGKLPLEKLPEERDSLIVILQGESKRVHWLTGKERVNDFYTIKGILESIFALCNIISWEIRKEENVNYHPGRSGAIYIQGEKVGFIGQLHPALMKNWEIEDEIYSLKLDLNSVVKHSNEYYNYKSIVKYPVVERDLAVVVDADLPGDQLIKEIKGISPIISKAEIFDVYQGKGIEEGKKSIAISITLQKNGTLTDEEINFFINKGLQTLEEKYNAKLRS
- a CDS encoding cell division protein ZapA, with amino-acid sequence MGNKENVTRTTVRIFGEDHIIIGNKSPEYIKGLANSIDKQMWAIKEKNPKLSSTKIAIMTAMILADKLHSLKEECDQLYSMLIEYEEKKSEGKK
- a CDS encoding CvpA family protein, encoding MLDLLLIIFIFFSIVNGRKKGLVRGLLELGSIVIAFMVASRFGSEVGNLLDNIFNITPKIKESINIPFIDITDEIAKIIGVIGYIVIFFIARFVLSIIIAQTSFINHIPLIGTANKLLGAALGFIKGYLLSLMTVWLLSFIAVDWAQNLLNKSFLAPILLDSFPSIYSKLNLWLSN
- a CDS encoding PHP domain-containing protein, whose translation is MDNREIENKLTSLEGIGEKIAKEIIDIVNLGYSPKLEKLQKELPQNLKEGQQQKFLLGLALPLANEYIKILNKCTGVKKVEIVGEVRRRKEIVSSIDLLLILDRPLEDKISFIGKFGIPVNIYLSSTEKIGYNKIIHTGSEKHLELLKELGLTAREGTEEEVYSSLGLEYIPPYLREGRQEILLAKERMLPKLISIGNIKGDLHIHTNYSDGLSPMEDLAKEAIRLGYQYIAITDHSQSLKIAKGLTKERIIKQWKEIDNLQKSLNIRILKGIEVDILSDGSLDFDDDFLAQFDVVVASVHSNFKQGKGEMTSRIIKAIQNPHVDIIGHLTGRLLLKRNPYELDIEEIFQVAKNEKIAFEINSSPDRLDLKTEHLWKAKKLGIKIAINTDSHSRIELANIILGVGVAQRGYLEEKDIINCWEIEELERYLRG